Proteins found in one Quercus robur chromosome 2, dhQueRobu3.1, whole genome shotgun sequence genomic segment:
- the LOC126696700 gene encoding uncharacterized protein LOC126696700, producing the protein MDGSSTAGAGGVGVILLSPEEDILKYRVQLQFVVTNNEAEYEAVLTSMRVAKALGVGNLKLKSNSKLVVRQITKEHEAKEDKMKRYLKLTSQSVSNFDDIRITQVPREENFEADEVARLASSNNDTGRPRLYIKVQSLPSIEGLDVIYVNSKGSWMDPIITYIKDGTLPSDPSEAKKIRVRSSRFTILNEELYKRGFSQPYLKCLDSKDAAYVLSEFHEGVCGNHSGPRSLVGKVVRVGYFWPTMQRDATQVVQKCDKCQQFGNVQHVPTKHMTNISSPWLFSTWGIEIVGPLPPGKKQVKFLVVAIDYFKKWVEAKPLTVITEAKIQHFVWKNIICRFEILRVIISDNE; encoded by the coding sequence ATGGATGGGTCGTCAACTGCGGGTGCTGGAGGTGTAGGTGTGATCCTCCTATCTCCTGAGGAAGACATCCTCAAGTATAGAGTCCAGCTTCAATTTGTAGTAACAAACAATGAAGCGGAGTATGAAGCAGTACTTACAAGTATGAGAGTCGCAAAAGCCCTAGGGGTCGGAAACTTAAAGTTGAAATCAAactcaaagcttgtagtgaggcAGATAACCAAGGAGCATGAAGCAAAGGAAGACAAGATGAAAAGATACTTAAAACTAACCAGTCAGTCAGTTTCTAACTTTGATGATATCAGGATTACTCAGGTACCAAGGGAGGAGAATTTTGAAGCAGACGAAGTGGCTAGGCTTGCCTCGTCCAACAATGATACAGGACGACCAAGACTATACATAAAGGTGCAAAGCCTCCCAAGCATAGAAGGGTTGGATGTAATCTATGTTAATTCCAAAGGTAGCTGGATGGACCCGATAATCACTTATATTAAAGATGGCACGCTCCCATCAGACCCTTCAGAGGCCAAGAAGATCAGAGTAAGGTCGTCCAGATTCACAATCCTGAATGAAGAGCTGTACAAAAGGGGGTTTTCTCAACCCTACTTGAAGTGCCTAGACTCCAAGGATGCCGCATACGTGTTGAGTGAATTCCACGAAGGTGTCTGTGGAAATCATTCAGGCCCACGATCACTTGTGGGGAAAGTGGTCCGAGTAGGATatttttggccaaccatgcagagGGATGCAACCCAGGTCGTCCAGAAGTGTGACAAGTGCCAGCAATTTGGAAATGTGCAACACGTCCCAACAAAGCACATGACGAACATTTCATCACCATGGCTGTTCTCAACATGGGGAATTGAAATTGTAGGTCCCCTACCACCAGGTAAAAAGCAAGTCAAATTTTTAGTCGTTGCTATTGATTATTTCAAGAAATGGGTGGAAGCAAAACCTTTGACAGTAATCACAGAGGCCAAGATACAGCACTTCGTCTGGAAAAATATCATCTGTCGGTTCGAGATTCTGAGGGTGATTATCTCTGACAACGAATGA
- the LOC126696709 gene encoding uncharacterized protein LOC126696709, with the protein MNLNGMLKQTDSPFTTSVLECPLPPKFHLPQLECYDGMKDPLDHIGAFKTILNLQQTLNEVICMSFPATLRGVARVWFNKFSTSSIVNFEQLSDSFVWHFIGGQRHKRPISYLLTIRQQEKESLRDYVKHFNKAVLEIDEVDDQVIMMTFQAGLNNPDLVFLLGKTPPTSIKDLLFKAQKYMNGEDALIAKGLMGKWKKEETSDSQGKKKDRKDHSSETKASKSSPEVPKKRLNFTPLVMPVDKILMQIKDEPSLKWPKPLSTSSR; encoded by the coding sequence ATGAATCTCAATGGTATGCTCAAGCAAACAGATTCACCCTTCACCACTAGTGTTCTGGAATGCCCCTTGCCTCCAAAGTTTCACCTCCCACAACTGGAGTGCTATGATGGCATGAAAGACCCTCTTGACCACATAGGGGCTTTCAAGACAATTCTGAACCTCCAGCAAACTCTAAATGAGGTCATATGCATGTCCTTTCCCGCCACTCTCAGGGGAGTTGCCAGAGTGTGGTTCAATAAATTTTCAACGTCTTCAATTGTGAACTTTGAACAACTTAGTGACTCGTTTGTCTGGCACTTCATCGGGGGGCAGCGTCACAAGAGGCCAATATCTTACTTGCTCACTATAAGGCAACAAGAAAAGGAAAGCTTGAGAGATTATGTGAAGCACTTCAACAAAGCTGTTCTTGAGATTGATGAAGTTGATGACCAAGTTATAATGATGACCTTTCAGGCTGGACTCAACAATCCCGATCTCGTCTTTTTGCTGGGAAAGACGCCTCCAACCTCTATAAAAGACCTCCTGTTCAAAGCTCAGAAATACATGAATGGGGAGGATGCTCTCATTGCAAAAGGACTGATGGGAAAatggaagaaggaagaaacCAGTGACTCCCAAGGTAAGAAAAAAGACCGCAAAGACCATTCCTCGGAAACCAAGGCTAGTAAGAGTAGCCCAGAAGTTCCAAAGAAAAGGTTGAACTTCACCCCTCTGGTGATGCCTGTGGACAAAATCCTAATGCAAATTAAGGATGAACCCAGCTTAAAATGGCCAAAACCGTTAAGCACATCCTCTAGGTAG
- the LOC126713051 gene encoding protein MKS1, which translates to MDPSNIPGSKSFKREIQGPRPAPLRVHKDSHKIKKPPLAPQHPSQPQVQLRPPIIIYTVSPKIIHTNPNDFMNLVQRLTGLSSSSSSSSTYSSSSAQAAQSSINPLNSGALSPAACYATIEKAREFPEGKKKQQAGEVSSVEEMEMEMVHGVDRTGSFPGILSPGPASLPPIPPNFFSPPSDPSPFTSFLHDLSPALQAGSKNYQEGSFMLSPSNFFSPYMISPTAPSFDLFHNLFDN; encoded by the coding sequence ATGGATCCATCAAACATCCCTGGCAGTAAATCATTCAAAAGAGAGATCCAAGGTCCTCGTCCTGCACCTCTCAGAGTACATAAAGATTCCCACAAGATCAAAAAACCACCACTAGCGCCGCAACATCCCTCACAACCACAAGTTCAGCTTCGCCCGCCGATCATAATCTACACGGTCTCACCAAAGATAATTCACACCAACCCTAATGACTTCATGAACCTAGTTCAACGCCTAACCGgtttgtcatcatcatcatcatcatcttctacATATTCTTCCTCATCAGCGCAAGCAGCTCAGTCCAGTATTAATCCATTAAACAGCGGCGCACTATCACCAGCGGCTTGTTATGCAACGATAGAGAAGGCTAGGGAGTTTCCTGAAGGGAAGAAGAAACAGCAAGCTGGGGAAGTGAGTAGTGTGGaagagatggagatggagatggtTCATGGGGTTGATAGGACGGGTTCGTTTCCGGGGATTTTGTCACCAGGGCCGGCTTCACTTCCTCCAATTCCTCCAAACTTTTTCTCTCCACCATCTGATCCTAGCCCGTTTACCTCCTTCTTGCATGATTTAAGCCCCGCGCTTCAAGCCGGTAGCAAAAATTACCAAGAAGGTAGTTTCATGCTTAGTCCTTCAAACTTCTTTTCACCTTATATGATTTCCCCAACTGCACCATCCTTTGATTTGTTCCACAATTTATTTGacaattga